The Sylvia atricapilla isolate bSylAtr1 chromosome 5, bSylAtr1.pri, whole genome shotgun sequence genome includes a window with the following:
- the C5H12orf50 gene encoding uncharacterized protein C12orf50 homolog, giving the protein MESAGAAAAARGGAGPPPPDIGPSAGMAALGRTGLIGGGCALPSAGYCGILQQNYSKFSCFWETEPVGCRRISCDFFHRKPRNINGLYLPPSNNVPLKQDVQGSILHPAHRQDSLRNQENVLIPIHPPLIINLSDEEDDEEDDEEDDDEEDNYVSNWMPKTVLDIEEERAIRDICYKSGEYYGIQNPYKHQSTKTVSSPWQDELLPLETTEQNLQKGDSNTIPTRFNNTRKEKENSERRLSIETISRTDHKSFDNGGGGGSVMHRNTFVDGNRFEALPREKEPSTSKYSSVKETNHTEQVKNHHCKEVKGNKRISEERRHSANVITGKGIHTPDPKIKPNYQQRGPSKDDERVSSSPYGRETGRYTHINSPEPRRSAYVVYRTVTQKPKFNGPTVPESYGQKGSKQKNQPDTNRRFWTQTENYGKYTSGSSNSPAWRKRNPQAKPFSKFKITTQQSKEDMEVNRKGEKETSKGK; this is encoded by the exons ATGGAGTCCGccggcgccgccgctgctgcgcggggcggggcggggccgcctcCGCCCGACATCGGGCCCAGCGCCGGGATGGCTGCGCTGGGCCGGACCGGCCTCATCGGGGGCGGCTGCGCTCTCCCCAGCGCCGGCTACTGCGGGA TCCTGCAGCAAAACTACAGCAAGTTCTCCTGTTTCTGGGAGACAGAGCCCGTAGGCTGTAGGAGGATAAGCTGTGACTTCTTTCACAGAAAACCCCGTAATATAAATGGACTTTATTTGCCACCTAGTAACA ATGTCCCATTGAAACAGGATGTCCAAGGAAGCATTCTGCATCCAGCCCATCGTCAGGACTCACTCAGAAATCAAGAGAATGTTTTGATACCAATTCACCCTCCACTGATTATAAACCTCAGTGATGAAGAGGATGATGAAGAGGATGATGAagaggatgatgatgaggaAGACAACT ATGTTTCTAACTGGATGCCTAAGACTGTTTTAGATATTGAAGAGGAAAGAGCAATAAGGGATATATGCTATAAATCTg GAGAGTATTATGGGATTCAGAACCCTTACAAACACCAGTCAACAAAAACTGTGTCTTCACCATGGCAAGATGAGTTATTACCCTTGGAAACTACTGAACAAAACTTGCAGAAAG GTGACAGTAACACAATTCCTACAAGATTTAATAatacaaggaaagaaaaagagaattcagAAAGGAGACTATCAATAGAGACTATTTCCAGAACAGATCATAAATCCTTTGACAATGGAG GAGGTGGTGGTTCTGTGATGCATAGGAACACATTTGTTGATGGGAACAGATTTGAGGCACTACCTCGGGAAAAAGAGCCAAGTACATCAAAGTATTCCAGTGTGAAAG AGACAAACCACACTGAACAGGTAAAGAACCACCACTGTAAGGAagtaaagggaaataaaaggatttCTGAGGAGCGAAGACATTCAGCTAATGTAATAACTGGCAaag GAATTCACACTCCAgaccccaaaataaaaccaaattatcAACAAAGGGGTCCAAGTAAGGATGATGAAAGAGTTTCTTCAAGTCCATATGGGAGAGAAACTGGAAGATACACTCATATAAATTCTCCAGAACCTCGACGATCAGCTTATGTAGTCTACCGGACTGTCACTCAAAAACCGAAATTCAATGGACCTACAG TACCTGAGTCTTATGGTCAGAAAGGCTCCAAACAAAAGAATCAGCCTGACACCAATAGGAGATTTTGgacacaaacagaaaactaTG GCAAATATACTTCAGGATCTTCTAATTCACCAgcttggaggaaaagaaatccacaaGCAAAACCGTtctctaaatttaaaataaccaCTCAG CAGAGTAAAGAAGACATGGAAGTGaatagaaaaggagaaaaagaaacatctaaagggaaataa
- the RLIG1 gene encoding RNA ligase 1 isoform X1: MRRRGAVQRKVPCLFVTEVKDEPSAKRERQPFKVLATDTITGKALEADVHSAVPTEKVDGTCCYVTTYKGQPYLWARLDRKPTKQGEKRFKRFLYSLEDCKEFVWNIEEDFKPVPDTWIPAKDIEFSNGNPLPDENGHMPGWVPVEKNSKQYCWHSSVVNYEAGIALVLKHHADPGLLEISPVPLSEILEQTLELIGTNINANPYGLGSKKHPVHLLVPHGAFEIKNPPALKQNDILSWFESCREGKVEGIVWHCHDGCLIKLHRHHLGLPWPLAETYLNSQPVVISFNRTKYDYDFEPKSLFHHFSVLDGQRFDRLKDIKFDA, from the exons ATGAGGCGGCGGGGCGCGGTGCAGCGCAAGGTGCCGTGTCTGTTCGTCACCGAGGTGAAGGACGAGCCCTCGGCCAAGCGGGAGCGACAG CCATTTAAAGTTTTGGCAACTGACACTATAACTGGAAAGGCATTAGAGGCAGATGTACACAGTGCAGTTCCTACTGAAAAGGTGGATGGAACCTGCTGTTATGTAACAACATATAAAG GACAACCCTATCTATGGGCCAGGTTGGATcgaaaacccaccaaacaagGTGAAAAAAGGTTTAAACGGTTCTTGTATTCATTGGAAGATTGCAAAG AATTTGTCTGGAATATTGAAGAGGATTTCAAACCTGTTCCAGATACCTGGATTCCAGCAAAGGACATAGAGTTCTCTAATGGCAATCCTTTGCCCGATGAAAATGGACATATGCCAG GTTGGGTGCCCGTGGAGAAGAACAGTAAGCAGTATTGCTGGCACTCATCTGTTGTAAATTACGAGGCTGGAATAGCACTGGTATTGAAACACCATGCTGACCCAGGGCTACTGGAAATCAGTCCTGTGCCATTATCAGAAATTTTAGAACAAACATTGGAGCTTATTGGGACTAACATCAATGCAAATCCATATG GATTAGGAAGCAAGAAGCATCCTGTACATCTTCTGGTCCCACATGGAGCATTTGAAATAAAGAATCCACCTGCTTTGAAGCAAAATGACAtactgtcttggtttgaaagcTGCAGGGAGGGTAAAGTTGAAGGAATTGTGTGGCACTGCCATGATGGGTGCTTAATCAAG ctccATCGCCATCATCTTGGTTTACCTTGGCCACTTGCAGAGACGTACCTGAATTCTCAGCCtgttgtaatttcttttaacaGAACTAAGTATGACTATGACTTTGAACCAAAGAGTTTGTTTCACCATTTTTCAGTGTTGGATGGACAAAGATTTGACAGACTCAAAGATATCAAGTTTGATGcttga
- the RLIG1 gene encoding RNA ligase 1 isoform X3: MRRRGAVQRKVPCLFVTEVKDEPSAKRERQPFKVLATDTITGKALEADVHSAVPTEKVDGTCCYVTTYKEFVWNIEEDFKPVPDTWIPAKDIEFSNGNPLPDENGHMPGWVPVEKNSKQYCWHSSVVNYEAGIALVLKHHADPGLLEISPVPLSEILEQTLELIGTNINANPYGLGSKKHPVHLLVPHGAFEIKNPPALKQNDILSWFESCREGKVEGIVWHCHDGCLIKLHRHHLGLPWPLAETYLNSQPVVISFNRTKYDYDFEPKSLFHHFSVLDGQRFDRLKDIKFDA, encoded by the exons ATGAGGCGGCGGGGCGCGGTGCAGCGCAAGGTGCCGTGTCTGTTCGTCACCGAGGTGAAGGACGAGCCCTCGGCCAAGCGGGAGCGACAG CCATTTAAAGTTTTGGCAACTGACACTATAACTGGAAAGGCATTAGAGGCAGATGTACACAGTGCAGTTCCTACTGAAAAGGTGGATGGAACCTGCTGTTATGTAACAACATATAAAG AATTTGTCTGGAATATTGAAGAGGATTTCAAACCTGTTCCAGATACCTGGATTCCAGCAAAGGACATAGAGTTCTCTAATGGCAATCCTTTGCCCGATGAAAATGGACATATGCCAG GTTGGGTGCCCGTGGAGAAGAACAGTAAGCAGTATTGCTGGCACTCATCTGTTGTAAATTACGAGGCTGGAATAGCACTGGTATTGAAACACCATGCTGACCCAGGGCTACTGGAAATCAGTCCTGTGCCATTATCAGAAATTTTAGAACAAACATTGGAGCTTATTGGGACTAACATCAATGCAAATCCATATG GATTAGGAAGCAAGAAGCATCCTGTACATCTTCTGGTCCCACATGGAGCATTTGAAATAAAGAATCCACCTGCTTTGAAGCAAAATGACAtactgtcttggtttgaaagcTGCAGGGAGGGTAAAGTTGAAGGAATTGTGTGGCACTGCCATGATGGGTGCTTAATCAAG ctccATCGCCATCATCTTGGTTTACCTTGGCCACTTGCAGAGACGTACCTGAATTCTCAGCCtgttgtaatttcttttaacaGAACTAAGTATGACTATGACTTTGAACCAAAGAGTTTGTTTCACCATTTTTCAGTGTTGGATGGACAAAGATTTGACAGACTCAAAGATATCAAGTTTGATGcttga
- the RLIG1 gene encoding RNA ligase 1 isoform X2 translates to MRRRGAVQRKVPCLFVTEPFKVLATDTITGKALEADVHSAVPTEKVDGTCCYVTTYKGQPYLWARLDRKPTKQGEKRFKRFLYSLEDCKEFVWNIEEDFKPVPDTWIPAKDIEFSNGNPLPDENGHMPGWVPVEKNSKQYCWHSSVVNYEAGIALVLKHHADPGLLEISPVPLSEILEQTLELIGTNINANPYGLGSKKHPVHLLVPHGAFEIKNPPALKQNDILSWFESCREGKVEGIVWHCHDGCLIKLHRHHLGLPWPLAETYLNSQPVVISFNRTKYDYDFEPKSLFHHFSVLDGQRFDRLKDIKFDA, encoded by the exons ATGAGGCGGCGGGGCGCGGTGCAGCGCAAGGTGCCGTGTCTGTTCGTCACCGAG CCATTTAAAGTTTTGGCAACTGACACTATAACTGGAAAGGCATTAGAGGCAGATGTACACAGTGCAGTTCCTACTGAAAAGGTGGATGGAACCTGCTGTTATGTAACAACATATAAAG GACAACCCTATCTATGGGCCAGGTTGGATcgaaaacccaccaaacaagGTGAAAAAAGGTTTAAACGGTTCTTGTATTCATTGGAAGATTGCAAAG AATTTGTCTGGAATATTGAAGAGGATTTCAAACCTGTTCCAGATACCTGGATTCCAGCAAAGGACATAGAGTTCTCTAATGGCAATCCTTTGCCCGATGAAAATGGACATATGCCAG GTTGGGTGCCCGTGGAGAAGAACAGTAAGCAGTATTGCTGGCACTCATCTGTTGTAAATTACGAGGCTGGAATAGCACTGGTATTGAAACACCATGCTGACCCAGGGCTACTGGAAATCAGTCCTGTGCCATTATCAGAAATTTTAGAACAAACATTGGAGCTTATTGGGACTAACATCAATGCAAATCCATATG GATTAGGAAGCAAGAAGCATCCTGTACATCTTCTGGTCCCACATGGAGCATTTGAAATAAAGAATCCACCTGCTTTGAAGCAAAATGACAtactgtcttggtttgaaagcTGCAGGGAGGGTAAAGTTGAAGGAATTGTGTGGCACTGCCATGATGGGTGCTTAATCAAG ctccATCGCCATCATCTTGGTTTACCTTGGCCACTTGCAGAGACGTACCTGAATTCTCAGCCtgttgtaatttcttttaacaGAACTAAGTATGACTATGACTTTGAACCAAAGAGTTTGTTTCACCATTTTTCAGTGTTGGATGGACAAAGATTTGACAGACTCAAAGATATCAAGTTTGATGcttga